The Garra rufa chromosome 18, GarRuf1.0, whole genome shotgun sequence genome window below encodes:
- the slc2a1a gene encoding solute carrier family 2, facilitated glucose transporter member 1a gives MESNKKQLTLQLLMAVGTAVIGSLQFGYNTGVINAPQKIIEGFYNETWNKRYSEDIPPATLTTLWSVSVAIFSVGGIFGSFSVGLFVNRFGRRNSMLIVNVLAFIAAALMGFSKLAESWEMLIIGRFIVGLYSGLSTGFVPMYVGEIAPTSLRGALGTLHQLGIVTGILIAQIFGIKEILGTPTMWPFLLGFTFIPAVLQCALLPFCPESPRYLLINQNEEAKAKSVMKKLRGTEDVAADMQEMREESRQMMREKKVTIPELFRSSLYRQPIFIAIMLQLSQQFSGINAVFYYSTDIFEKAGVSEPVYATIGAGVVNTAFTVVSLFIVERTGRRSLHLVGLMGMAVSSVLMTIAMALLDQVKWMSYVSIVAIFSFVAFFEIGPGPIPWFIVAELFSQGPRPSAIAVAGFSNWFANFLVGMCFQYVEQLTGPYVFIIFTVLLLIFFVFTYFKVPETKGRTFEEISASFRSGAEKYTRDDLNTLGADSQL, from the exons ATCATTGAGGGCTTCTACAATGAGACGTGGAATAAGAGATACTCGGAGGACATACCGCCGGCCACTCTAACTACACTCTGGTCCGTATCAGTGGCCATTTTCTCTGTAGGTGGCATTTTCGGCTCCTTCTCGGTTGGGCTCTTTGTAAACCGCTTTGGCAG GAGGAACTCAATGCTCATTGTTAATGTTCTGGCCTTCATAGCTGCCGCATTAATGGGCTTTTCCAAGCTGGCCGAATCCTGGGAGATGCTTATTATCGGACGCTTCATTGTGGGGCTTTACTCTGGCCTGTCCACTGGCTTTGTGCCAATGTATGTAGGAGAAATCGCCCCAACGTCGTTACGTGGAGCACTGGGCACACTTCATCAGCTTGGCATTGTCACTGGCATCCTCATAGCACAG ATCTTTGGTATTAAGGAAATCTTGGGGACTCCTACGATGTGGCCCTTCTTGCTTGGGTTTACTTTCATCCCAGCTGTACTCCAGTGTGCGCTGCTGCCCTTCTGCCCCGAGAGCCCGCGCTATCTCCTCATCAACCAGAACGAGGAGGCCAAAGCCAAGAGTG TGATGAAGAAGCTCCGTGGCACTGAGGATGTGGCTGCAGACATGCAGGAGATGAGGGAAGAGAGTAGGCAGATGATGAGGGAAAAGAAGGTCACCATTCCTGAGCTCTTCCGCTCATCGCTTTACCGTCAACCCATCTTCATCGCCATCATGCTGCAGCTCTCCCAGCAGTTCTCCGGTATCAATGCT GTTTTTTATTACTCCACTGATATATTTGAGAAAGCAGGAGTGTCTGAGCCAGTCTATGCCACCATTGGTGCTGGAGTTGTGAACACAGCATTCACAGTTGTGTCG CTGTTTATAGTGGAGCGAACTGGTCGAAGATCACTACATCTTGTTGGGCTGATGGGAATGGCTGTGTCTTCTGTTCTCATGACCATAGCTATGGCTCTACTA GATCAAGTAAAATGGATGTCGTATGTCAGCATCGTAGCCATCTTCAGTTTTGTGGCATTTTTCGAGATCGGACCAGGCCCAATCCCATGGTTCATTGTGGCAGAACTCTTCAGTCAAGGTCCCCGGCCTTCTGCCATCGCTGTCGCTGGTTTCTCTAACTGGTTTGCTAACTTCTTGGTGGGAATGTGCTTCCAGTATGTTGAG CAACTGACAGGCCCGTACGTTTTCATCATCTTCACCGTCCTCCTGCTGATATTCTTCGTCTTCACCTACTTCAAAGTTCCTGAGACCAAAGGCCGGACATTTGAAGAGATCTCAGCGAGCTTCCGCTCAGGGGCAGAGAAATATACCCGAGATGATCTGAACACACTGGGGGCAGATTCCCAGCTCTGA